A segment of the Terriglobales bacterium genome:
GGCGCGCTCATAATCGGCGGCGCCGACCTGCAGGTTCACGAAGCCGCCCATCTGCCCCTCGGGATCAGCGAGCTCGAGCACACGCCCGGATTCGATCAGATCCTGGAAGGCGGAAGCGCCCTCCACGGAGATGGTGAGCCCGGCGGCGGCCTCCCAGGGCCCTTCGGGCAGGGCAGCATCTTCGACCACGGCGCCGTGGGCCGTCATCACCTCGAGAGCGGCCTGGAAGGCGTCTTCCACCTCCGCCGCCGGGGACTGCCAGGCGTTGGTGAGGCGGCCGATGCGCAGCTTGGGCGCTCCCGCCGGCGGCCAGGTGAAGGCGGCATCCTGCGGCGGCAGCGAGCCGAGATCCGCAGGATCGTTTCCGGCGATGGCGGCCAGCACCAGGCCGCAGTCCTCCGCCGAGCGCGCCAGAGGACCGATCTTGTCCATGGAATAGGCCAGGCCCATGGCGCCCTGACGGCTGACCCGGCCGAAGGTGGGCCGCAGGCCGCTGACCCCGCAGAAGGCGGAGGGACACACGATGGAGCCCCAGGTTTCCGTCCCTATGGCAAAGCCGGCCAGCGCCGCCGCCACGATGGCGCCCGAACCCGAGGAGGAGCCGCAGGTCCAGCAACTCTCATTCCAGGGATTGTGGGCGGGGCCGGTGAGCGCGGCGGAGGCGTAGCGGTAGCCCATGCCTCCGGCCAGCTCGATCATGGCCGCCTTGCCCAGCAGCACCGCTCCGGCGCTGCGCAGGCGCTGGATGACGGCGGCATCGAAGGCGAAGCGCTGCTCGGCGTAGGGGCGCGCCCCCCAGGTGGTGGGGTATCCCTTGACCGCGAGCAGGTCCTTGGCGGCGTAGGGAATGCCGTGCAGGGGCCCGCGATAGCGGCCGGCGCGGATCTCGCGTTCCGCGGCCTGCGCCTCGGCCAGCGCCAGCTCGGGGGTGAGCGTGACGTAGGCTCCAAGCCTCGGCCCCAGGTTGCGGCTGCGGTCGAGATAGGCCTCGGTCAACTCCACCGGGGAAAGGCGGCGGGCGCGGATGCGCTCGCCCAGTTCGCTCGCCGACAGGTAGAGGACGTCTTCGTTGACCATGGCTCAGCGCTTCCCTGCCCCTGCCGCGGGCTTTGACGCAGGCCGGGAGGGGCGGCGATAGGGGCGGAAGACGGTAGCCGGCGCATCGGAGTTCTCCAGGGGAAATGCGCGCAGAGCGTCGAGCGCCTTCTGCGCTCCGATGAGCTGGCGGCGCACCTCGGTCTTCTGGGCGGCGGTAAAGCTGCGGCCGTAGCGGCCCAGCACCGCCTGGTACTTGGCTTCCACCTCGGCCTGGCTGGCGGACGGCAGCTTGGCGAAGTCGGCGGCTGCGGAGGGCGGAAGCTGGTCGGAAGCGGCGGCGGGCTGCTGCGGAAGAGCCCGGGCGGAGGAAGGCAGCAGAGCGGCGGCGGCGCCCGCCAGGGCGGCGTCGCGGGCAAACTGGCGGCGGGAGATCCTGCGGGTGCGGCCTGCGGGCGGCGGATTGGAAGGCATGCCGGTTCCGGCTTTCTCGTGGCGCGGAGTGAATGCGCCACGAGCCGAAAATCTAGTCGAAGACGCCGGGGGCGTCAACCGTCCCGAGGAGTGAAAGCAGCGGGCTTAGAAATTGAAGGCGAGGCCGCCGCGCACGGAGCGCGCCGACTGCACCAGGTAAATGGTGTGGCCGTCCTGGCCGAGCACAGGAACGTAGCCTTCAGCGAGCAGGTTGCGCAGGTCCACCAGGGCCTCCACGTGGCCGGGGAGGAAGCTTACCTGGGGCAGAGGCTGGCGCAGGAAGAGGCTGAGGTAGGGATCGGTCTGGCCGGGGGAGGCGTTGAACATGTCCACCGGGGTCAGGGCGTTGCCGCTCACCCAGCGATAGGAGGCGATCCAGCGGGTGTGGGAGCCGGGCACCGCTCCCGCCAGCTTGAGCGCGGCGGAGTGGCGGCATTCGCGGTGCAGCGAGGCCAGGGCCTGCTCCCAGGGCAGGTTGGAGCCATCCAGGGCCAGCACCCCGCCGTAGGCGTAGTCCACGGTGGCGGTGATGTCGTGGCTGAACTTGTGCTGCACCACGGCGCGGACGCCGCGGGTCTCCAGCTCCCCGCCATTGTAGGTGAAGGTGCCGGAGTAGACATCGGGCAGGAAGAAGCCGGAATCGGCGGTGACGTCACCCACGCCGGTCAGGGCGGTGTTGGAGATGCGGTCGGAGTACACCGCGACCTGCACCGCGTTCCGGCCCAGGCGGCGGGAGAGGGAGAGTTCGTGGTGGTGGGCGCGCTCCAGCCGGGGCTGCGCGTCCACCAGCGACAGGCGCGGCCCGCTCTCGCTCAGGTCGGCGGGAGCGCTGTCAAATCCCTTGGCCATCCGCAGGCTGGGCTCCGAGGTGGCGTAGCGGTATTCCACGACCGTGTTGGGGGAGAGGTGGAGATCCGCCGAACCCCAGGGCCGGAAGGCGGTGACCCGGCCCAGAAACTGCACCGCCTGGAACTCGCCGCCGTACTGAAACTCCAGCAGGTTGCCGACGGCGGTCTCGTCGCGCAAGGAGACCGCCAGGGCCTGCAGGGCGGCGTCCTCCGGGGCCAGCCCGGGGGAAGCGAAGCGCCGGAAGGTGACCGCGACCTCGGGCCGCGAGCCGTCGGGCAGGCGGTGCGAGTAGGAAGCGCGCAGGGCGCCGGCCGGGCTGCCGGGGGCGCGCCCCAGGCTGCCGTCGAAGGAGAGCGTGCCCGCCGCGAACAGGGACTGCTCGACGGCGAAGACGGTGTTCATGTCGGAGCCGGCGCCGTAGCCGTCGGAGTCGGAGCCCGCCAGCAGGACGACCTGCGCCTTCAAGGAGCGATCGTCCTGGCGCTCGGAGTGCGAGACGACCACGAGAGGGCCGTCGTCGCGCAGGCGCAGGATGGGGCGGTTAGCGGCCGCGCGCAGCGTCCATTTCCAGTCGTCGTCCTCCTGGGCGGCGGGACGCTGCTGGGGAACCAATTGCAACGCCTCGAACAGAGTGTTCAGGGTGAGATTGACCACGCGGTGGCCGCCGGGGGTCAAGGGCACGTCCTCCCGCAGGGAGGGCAGGAAGGAGGCCGCGCTCACCTTGACACTGTAGTTGCCGGGGAGCAGGTCGCGGGCGGTATAGTGGCCGGCGGCGTCGGTGAAGACGCGAACGGCGGGCGAGGCGGCGGAGAAGATCTCGACCACGGCGCCCATCTGGGGAACCCCGTGGGAGTCGCGCACCCACCCGGAGATGGAGCCCGGCTTGCCGGAGGCGACCGCGGGCAGTGCCAGCGCCAGCAGCGCGGCCAGCCATCCGAATTTGCGAAGCGCGCTCATCCCTACCCGGGAGCTTGCTTCCTGCAGACGCTTACTGCACCGTGAACTTGGCGGTGGGAGCGATGCTCTGCTTGGCCACCTTGTCGTCCACCTTCACCGTGATCTGGTACTGGCCGGGCTCCAGACTGGTCAGAGCCAGGCTCTTTTCCAGGGTGATCTGGTTGCCGACGTTGCCCATCTGGTCGGTGGATTCCACGGCGTGGACGACCTGCTTGTTGCTGGCCAGGTTCACGATGTCGTACTCGATGCTGGCCGAGGGTTTCTTGGTCTGCTCGTCCATCGCCAGGTTGTAGATCTGCAGCCAGAAGTTCATGTGCTCGTCACGACGGAAGGTGGCGGTCTGGCCGCTGGGCACCACGCGCGGGCGCACCTTGGTGTCGCCGATGACGAAGTTGCCGGTACCCACGTTCTTGGCCGGTACCCGCTCCATCTGGTCGGCCAGAATGAACGAGGAGGCGGCCAGCCGGTCGTCGCCGAACTCCGGGACCATCATGCCGCGGCTGTCGGTGCCCATGCGGTCGCCGTTGACGTCCTTGAGCACGAGGTCGACCTTGTAGCGGTTGGGACGCAGGGGCAGCGCCTTCCAGTAGACGGAGGAGGACTCCTGGGTCCGGGCCAGCAGTTCGGCGGGAACATCCACCTTGACCGTGTCTTCGAAGGTCTGGGCGATGCGGCCGGTCAGGGTGGTGACCCGGCCGAAGATGTTGACCACGCCGCTAGCCACGCCGTCCTTGGTGACGAAGGTGACATCCTTGTTCTTGATCTGGATGGTGATGGGCACCAGCACGGTGTCGGCGGTGACTTTGACGAAGTCCGCCTGCCAACTGAAGGGCAGGAGGTTGTAGCGGATGCTGTGGCTGACCACCTCCGCCAGGTCCTTGAACTTGATCTGGGGCGGGGCCTGCAGCTTGGCGAACTGGATCACGCGATCGAACTCGTCCTTGCCCTGCATCTTGCTGTTGAAGGGGCCCTGGCCGATGGCCTCCAGTCCGTTGTTCCAGCGGTCGGCCTTGTTGGCGAGGCCCATCTGCTCGTAGGTAGTGAGACCGCCGTTGGGAGTGTGCAGGAGCGCGTCCTTCTCCGAGCGGTCGAGGGTCATGTGATAGTCGTTGCAGGAGCAGGTGTCCACGAACTCGATGTTGACTTCCTGGCCGATGCCCTCGATATAGCGGTAACGCCAATCCTCGAAGGGATAGGTGGAGGTCTCGCCCCCGCCCTCCTCCTGGGGACGCTGGTAGTAGCCGCCGGTAGGATGGGCGTCGATCTCGTCGGGAGGGCCGTACATGATGTAGACCCGGCCACGGTCGGTCTTCCAGCCGGGAATGCCGGCGGCAAAGTGCTCATTGGCGTAAGCGATGCGGCGGTAGTGCTCTTCCTTGTACTCGTTCTCTTCGGTGTCGGGGGTGGGATCGCGGCGGAGCCAGAACTGCTCGATGAACTGCTCCCGCTCCTCTTCGTTGCTGAGCTGGAGGAAGGCCGCTTTTTCCTCGTCGGTGATGATCCAGCGGACGTCCTCGTCCAGCCACTTCTTGTCGGCGTCGCTCAGCTCCTTGTACAGGGCCTTCTGGTTCTTCTTGCGCTGCTTGTCGTTGAGCGGGCGCTTCAGGGGATCGACCTGCTGGTCCGCATCCTTCTGATCGGCAGCAGCCGCGTCCTTGGGCGCTTGAGTATCCTTGGCGGAACCGCCGGAGGTGGCCGGCTGGACCTGCGCCAGGGCGCCGGCGGCCAGCGCCAAAACGCTGGCCAGGATTGTCACCAAGAACCGCAAAATGAGGGCTTTAGACCGCATGGACGAAGCGCTCCTGGGCGTAGGGTATGGGCCTTTGAAATTGTATGTGTTTGCCAAGTGGCGCGCAAGACTCGAAAGGGGGGAAAGCACGCCGCCACGCTCCGCAGGGGAGGCATCCCGGGGTAGGCAAGGGGCAAGCGAGTCGCTATAATCGGCTAGACAGAAGCGCAGGACAACCCCAGGGGCAGGCCGGAAGTGTCTTGCCGGGAAACTTTTCGGGCGGATCCTCCGTATCAGCAAGAGGGGGCCGGACGTTGTGCGTCCCGGGGGTGGTCGTGGCGTTGCGAGGTAGAGGTTCTATGAGCAAGAAGAAGATCATCCTGATCGCAGGGATCGTGCTGGCGGTCGTGCTG
Coding sequences within it:
- a CDS encoding amidase, whose protein sequence is MVNEDVLYLSASELGERIRARRLSPVELTEAYLDRSRNLGPRLGAYVTLTPELALAEAQAAEREIRAGRYRGPLHGIPYAAKDLLAVKGYPTTWGARPYAEQRFAFDAAVIQRLRSAGAVLLGKAAMIELAGGMGYRYASAALTGPAHNPWNESCWTCGSSSGSGAIVAAALAGFAIGTETWGSIVCPSAFCGVSGLRPTFGRVSRQGAMGLAYSMDKIGPLARSAEDCGLVLAAIAGNDPADLGSLPPQDAAFTWPPAGAPKLRIGRLTNAWQSPAAEVEDAFQAALEVMTAHGAVVEDAALPEGPWEAAAGLTISVEGASAFQDLIESGRVLELADPEGQMGGFVNLQVGAADYERAQRLRGLLQRKMDTLFESFDLLTAPSLPVAASSLEANLDTDLSFADPLGGIGNFCGLPAASVPCGFTQAGLPIGIQFVGRVLGEDKVLAAARLFQQHSDWHRKRPPLS
- a CDS encoding TonB-dependent receptor — encoded protein: MSALRKFGWLAALLALALPAVASGKPGSISGWVRDSHGVPQMGAVVEIFSAASPAVRVFTDAAGHYTARDLLPGNYSVKVSAASFLPSLREDVPLTPGGHRVVNLTLNTLFEALQLVPQQRPAAQEDDDWKWTLRAAANRPILRLRDDGPLVVVSHSERQDDRSLKAQVVLLAGSDSDGYGAGSDMNTVFAVEQSLFAAGTLSFDGSLGRAPGSPAGALRASYSHRLPDGSRPEVAVTFRRFASPGLAPEDAALQALAVSLRDETAVGNLLEFQYGGEFQAVQFLGRVTAFRPWGSADLHLSPNTVVEYRYATSEPSLRMAKGFDSAPADLSESGPRLSLVDAQPRLERAHHHELSLSRRLGRNAVQVAVYSDRISNTALTGVGDVTADSGFFLPDVYSGTFTYNGGELETRGVRAVVQHKFSHDITATVDYAYGGVLALDGSNLPWEQALASLHRECRHSAALKLAGAVPGSHTRWIASYRWVSGNALTPVDMFNASPGQTDPYLSLFLRQPLPQVSFLPGHVEALVDLRNLLAEGYVPVLGQDGHTIYLVQSARSVRGGLAFNF
- a CDS encoding GWxTD domain-containing protein, whose amino-acid sequence is MTILASVLALAAGALAQVQPATSGGSAKDTQAPKDAAAADQKDADQQVDPLKRPLNDKQRKKNQKALYKELSDADKKWLDEDVRWIITDEEKAAFLQLSNEEEREQFIEQFWLRRDPTPDTEENEYKEEHYRRIAYANEHFAAGIPGWKTDRGRVYIMYGPPDEIDAHPTGGYYQRPQEEGGGETSTYPFEDWRYRYIEGIGQEVNIEFVDTCSCNDYHMTLDRSEKDALLHTPNGGLTTYEQMGLANKADRWNNGLEAIGQGPFNSKMQGKDEFDRVIQFAKLQAPPQIKFKDLAEVVSHSIRYNLLPFSWQADFVKVTADTVLVPITIQIKNKDVTFVTKDGVASGVVNIFGRVTTLTGRIAQTFEDTVKVDVPAELLARTQESSSVYWKALPLRPNRYKVDLVLKDVNGDRMGTDSRGMMVPEFGDDRLAASSFILADQMERVPAKNVGTGNFVIGDTKVRPRVVPSGQTATFRRDEHMNFWLQIYNLAMDEQTKKPSASIEYDIVNLASNKQVVHAVESTDQMGNVGNQITLEKSLALTSLEPGQYQITVKVDDKVAKQSIAPTAKFTVQ